gagatgaagaggaagaagaactgTAGAAGATAGGATAAATGATTCATGGCAGCATGAGCTTCAGTGACCCAATGAAAATGCAAGAAAAGCTTCACTAGTACTGAATCTTGCTCTCCATTTGGCACTTTATATTTTGCATTTGCCTAGGCCGTAGGTATGGCTTGGTTTTATGGGAGTCGTCTACTATCTGctttttcccataggtgttatGATCTGGGACAAGTAATTAGGTATACTGAAAACGAAATTTGTTTGGACAGGGTCTCCTAAAGGatcctctgaagtctgaacaagaATAATTATCTACAGGTTGCAGAGCGTCCAAAATTAATAGAGTACTAATAATTTCAGGGGAAATTCAGGTTATTGCCTTTAATGTTTCCTGTcactcacattttttttaaccattCTCGAACTGGATTTTCTGAATAAATTGTACTGCATGCTTGCtcttatttttcaagtttgttttCATTCAATGATGTATTGCTCCCTCAGTAGTTAATTgccttataaaataaaaaaataaagaacctGTTGCAAAAGGAACACTTTCTACTACTTAAAATTAGCTGCCTCTCTCCTTTTCATCTCTGCATCTTTTTCAGACCAGTCTAGGCACTTGCATCAGGGGGCCTCCTTGAAACTGTTATTAATTTTGAGCCATTTGATTGAGAAAGGCTGGTATCGTAAGCAAAGGGCTGAACTCAAAATAGGAGAATTTTCCCATTCATTTATTAAAAGAAGGGCAAATAATGAACAGCAATAAAAGTTTTATTATTAATGCTGTTGTGGACGGCTTCTTCGACCTCAGGCCTACCAAATAAGAACATGATTAATGAATGCTATGTTGAGTGTATGAACAAATATTTCTTAGTTATGACTGTTGAAGCTTGCCTAGGATTCAAGGAACCTGATGTGTAGGCTAGTTATCACAAGTGTTGTCTGTGCTACCAAATTAAATTGTGACAGCATCTTTGACAGGGATATTGACCTCTTAAACAATCTGTAGTAACATCATCATGCTCATATAGTCTTGACTGAATTGACCCAAGTTTAATTACCCAAGGCAGAGGGATCTAAGGATCGAAGTTAATTTAGTCTGTTTGCCCATTGCGTCTGCAATGGGTTTTCATTTGGTCCCAAAGACTGATGACTTTCAATTAAatctttggttttttttctattaattacATGTAACCGCATgtatagtcttttttttttttaaaaaaaaaacttacatgtCTAGTTATGAATCTTTAGAGAAgcactttttaaattttgtatgttTAAATTTGACAAGTTTAAGCTAGGCTAAAACTATGTCTATATTCAGTTTTTTTACCAATATATCAATATTCAGTTATGTAGAAATATCTTCAGGATGTCAATATTCTGAATTACACAGACATGGTTTTAGATGTAATATCCAGGAAGTGAAGAGCTGAATTCACCTACAAGCTGGGAGTTCTTTGATATGCCAAAGTGATATCTGAATCAGCAGGCATCAGGGATGCAGTATTGTGCTGCATACATGCCCACTGAAACCCATTAGCTCTCCAGATTGATGattttcagagttcagagtgCTGAAAATATACACTTTGATTTTTTACCCCAGTGGAGCAGGCAGAGAGAGCAACAATATTATCATaatctagagagagagagagagagagagagagagtagggaCGTtacagtagtatatatttagTTGAAAATATGAATCACAGCATTATATATCTGATTAATATCTCATATATCTGCATCTGCAGTGCACATAAGGATATAAGATTTGCAGTTTACCTAGTAGTACTTGAACTTGAAATATATACAAGTAGGAAGTACTTACAAGATCTAACAGCAGAACCCTTGCATAAGAGGTAAATGTGTTGAAAAAAGAgaactgataaaaaaaaacagagaattgGTGAATGTAATATGTGTTGTTTGCATGGCCCTTGGAGACTCCAACTATATATGCTATCTTCCACTTGAGATGCTAGATGTTATGTCACTGCTGCTTGCTATGGAAGGCAATGATGTATATTGCTCGAAACCTTTGTTCTGCATTACAGCCAACATGCTGTAACTCAAGTTTGTTGGCATCAACTCTGGGAGTGGTTTGTCACCATCAaggtattgcatgacttgccgcATACTGGGCCTTGATTTGCAAAATGGATGTGCACACAGTAAACCCAGCTTTAACACAAGACATACCTCATCTGCATCATAGTCACCAAGTAACCGCTTGTCTAGCATGTTTGTGAGTGATCCTTTGTGCCAATGCTCAACAACACAATCAATTAACATTTGTGAATTGTCATCTGCATAATTGTCAATAGGTCTTTGCCCACATGTTACCTCAAGGATAAAAATGCCAAAAGCATACACATCTGTTAGAGGTGTTGCCTTACCGGTACGTGCGAGCTCTGGAGCTAGGTATCCCATAGTACCGACTACATGCGTTGTTTGCGGGTCTGCTCCATGGTCATATAACTTTGCAAGGCCAAAATCACCTAGGCGACCGTTCATTTCACCATCAAGGAGCACATTACTTGCTTTAACATCACGGTGGATGACAATTTTTTCCCACCTATCATGAAGGTAAAACAAGCCAGATGCAACACCTTTGATGATTTGAAACCTCTGAGCCCAATCAAGCGTAGGTTTGCTATCTTCGCAGTACAAGTACTTATCAAGACTACCATTCGGCATATATTCATATACCAATAATAGTTCACCTTTTCTCCTGCAATAACCAAGTAACTGCACGAGATTGCGATGTCGAAGGCGGCCGATACTAACAATCTCAGCGATAAACTCCTTCATTCCTTGCTTTGAATCATGGGACACCCTTTTCACAGCAACATGCAACTTAGAAGTTGGAAGCACACCTTTATACACCTTCCCAAATCCTCCTAGACCAAGTAGATTCCTATTCTTAAATCCGTCTGTAGCATGAAACAGATCCTTATATGAGAAGCGGTGTGGCCCAAACTCAGCCTCCCAATCTTCATGTAGCTCAGCGTACCTCATTCGCCTCCGTACCAAAAGAACAATGGTGGTTCCCACTATGAGAATGAATGTTGCTGTGGCAATTGGTAGAATGATCTCTAGTAGTTTAGTCCGTGGTTTTGGGCTAACACGAGGTAGTTTTGGTAATTTGGATAAGTCAATGGCTGGGGCAGGACGGTTTATACCCAAGCTCAATCCGAGCACACAATATAATGTGTTGATTGGACCAGTTGAAGCTGAGAAGCCGATATAGGATGGTTCTTCTAGCACAAGTGAGAGGTTATGAATTTCTGACAACAGTGGCCTCAATGGTTTGCCTACCTCAATGGGAGCCATGGTCACCTTGATCTGTGTGGTGTCTTCGTTGTAGTCAACCCATACTTGCATTGGCTTGTAGCTACAGAGGGACAAATTGTTGAAGATACTCTTGTTATCACTATAGAAACCAGCTGGCCGAGATTGAACTGAGGTGAGATTGTTGATGTCGATGCCAACGTGGTTGTCGTCGATGTCGTGGAACTCGGTATTTTGGCTACTATCAAGCTCGACTGCAAAAATGTGGTTGCTTGCTTTTCCATCTGATGTTTTGTTGAGTAGACCCAAGTATTGGGAGTCCTGAGCACTTGACATATCACTGGTTGGAGAGATCACGAAAGTCATGCCATCGGTACATTTTTCATTAGAGTAGACAGGAATCATGCCAAACACAAAGTTAATTGAGAAGGATTGCACCGTCCCGTTGGGCGTCTTCCTGAATTGCCATGGAGTTGGGTAGAACGCATGGCCTTTGATGTGGACGGTGCGATTGGTCAGCTCAAGAACCCCATCATCTGTAACTGTTGCTGCACCATCAAGGGTGAGGTTTCTGCCGGAGAAGCCCGAATAGACGAACTGGTCCTCGCTCATGGTGATGGCAAGGTTTAGGGCTAGGGCGATGAAGGGTAAAAGGAGGGACAGATGCTCCATATGAGGTATGTTTGCTACTTGTAAAACCTCAACAAGAGCAGAATTGGAAATGGGGTGTTCTCCTAGA
The window above is part of the Oryza sativa Japonica Group chromosome 7, ASM3414082v1 genome. Proteins encoded here:
- the LOC4342331 gene encoding L-type lectin-domain containing receptor kinase SIT2-like isoform X3 — translated: MEHLSLLLPFIALALNLAITMSEDQFVYSGFSGRNLTLDGAATVTDDGVLELTNRTVHIKGHAFYPTPWQFRKTPNGTVQSFSINFVFGMIPVYSNEKCTDGMTFVISPTSDMSSAQDSQYLGLLNKTSDGKASNHIFAVELDSSQNTEFHDIDDNHVGIDINNLTSVQSRPAGFYSDNKSIFNNLSLCSYKPMQVWVDYNEDTTQIKVTMAPIEVGKPLRPLLSEIHNLSLVLEEPSYIGFSASTGPINTLYCVLGLSLGINRPAPAIDLSKLPKLPRVSPKPRTKLLEIILPIATATFILIVGTTIVLLVRRRMRYAELHEDWEAEFGPHRFSYKDLFHATDGFKNRNLLGLGGFGKVYKGVLPTSKLHVAVKRVSHDSKQGMKEFIAEIVSIGRLRHRNLVQLLGYCRRKGELLLVYEYMPNGSLDKYLYCEDSKPTLDWAQRFQIIKGVASGLFYLHDRWEKIVIHRDVKASNVLLDGEMNGRLGDFGLAKLYDHGADPQTTHVVGTMGYLAPELARTGKATPLTDVYAFGIFILEVTCGQRPIDNYADDNSQMLIDCVVEHWHKGSLTNMLDKRLLGDYDADEVCLVLKLGLLCAHPFCKSRPSMRQVMQYLDGDKPLPELMPTNLSYSMLAVMQNKGPLIKNFSTAMASQYLGLINDHNNGDPTNHFFAIELDTNQNDEFNDVNNNHVGIDINSLTSLNSSSVGYYTDSNGNFNNITLTSYKMMQVWLEYNGDNRQINVTLAPIKMAKPVKPLLSTYYDLSTVLTDMAYVGFSSSTGSFVARHYVLGWSFGINKPAPAIDISKLPKLPYEGEKTHSKVLEITLPIATATFVLAMIALIILLIRRRLRYAEIREDWEVEFGPHRFSYKDLFCATEGFKNKNLLGIGGFGRVYKGLLPTSKLEIAVKRISHDSNQGMKEFVAEIVSIGHLQHRNLVQLHGYCRRKSELILVYDYMSNGSLDKHLYGQENNSTLTWAQRFQIIKDIASGLLYLHEEWEKVILHRDIKPSNILLDDNMNGRLGDFGLARLYDHGTDPQTTHVVGTIGYLAPELARTSKATPLTDVFAFGMFVLEVTCGRKPIDHTAQDNQLMLVDWVLHCWHQGFLNDAVDIKLQGVYNIDEACLALKLGLLCAHPFINKRPSMRHVTQILNREMELPELTPTHMSFNMLSLMQNQGFDPETMTNQFLISNSTLSDLSEVRSHTWSPYDI